The Chryseobacterium geocarposphaerae genome window below encodes:
- a CDS encoding cytochrome-c peroxidase encodes MKNILSWVLVLFLTVSLLNNCLSHKVQKEISQKKSFIAKLRELYASGDTSKWPVPMLDEEAKPYFSEIGHLPEIQFPADNIYSPEKTVLGKTLFYDPRLSGSNQIACASCHDPELGWCDNRMVSFGHDRQLGTRNAMSILNSAYATSLFWDGRANSLEEQSQMPIQDQKEMSEHIDMAVGKIAKIKGYEILFERAFGDKTITKERVTKAIATFERSVKSPPSKFDRFIDGEANLFTDDEVMGLHLFRTKAQCINCHNSGYFSNNRFENIGTSLLSSEQEDLGRYLVTKKPEDVGKFRVPSLREIVRTGPWMHNGTFTSLTDIIQIYNKGNPELYKHRTTIYNGAELISHKSDMLRLLDLTDEEIMQLEVFLRTLSTKNQRISPPILPQ; translated from the coding sequence ATGAAGAATATACTAAGCTGGGTTTTAGTTTTATTTCTTACCGTTTCACTTTTAAACAATTGTCTGAGCCATAAAGTTCAGAAAGAAATCAGCCAAAAAAAATCTTTCATTGCAAAGCTTAGGGAATTGTACGCTTCTGGTGATACTTCAAAGTGGCCTGTTCCTATGCTGGATGAAGAGGCTAAACCTTATTTTTCAGAAATAGGACATCTTCCTGAAATACAGTTCCCGGCAGATAATATATACTCTCCGGAAAAAACAGTATTGGGAAAGACTCTCTTCTATGATCCGCGGCTTTCGGGTTCTAATCAGATTGCCTGTGCTTCCTGCCATGATCCTGAATTGGGATGGTGTGACAACAGGATGGTTTCTTTTGGACACGACAGACAACTGGGAACACGAAATGCGATGAGCATCTTAAACTCGGCGTATGCAACATCTTTATTTTGGGATGGACGCGCAAATTCTTTGGAAGAGCAGTCCCAGATGCCTATTCAGGACCAAAAAGAGATGAGTGAGCATATTGATATGGCGGTTGGAAAAATTGCTAAAATTAAAGGATATGAAATCCTGTTCGAAAGAGCTTTTGGAGACAAAACCATAACAAAAGAGAGAGTTACCAAAGCGATTGCTACGTTCGAAAGAAGTGTAAAAAGCCCTCCAAGTAAATTTGACCGTTTTATTGATGGCGAAGCTAATCTTTTTACAGATGATGAAGTAATGGGGTTGCACCTGTTTCGTACCAAGGCACAATGTATCAATTGTCATAATTCCGGATATTTTTCCAATAATCGTTTCGAAAATATAGGAACGTCTTTGCTAAGCTCAGAACAAGAAGATTTAGGAAGATATTTGGTAACTAAAAAACCTGAAGATGTAGGTAAATTTCGGGTGCCAAGTTTACGGGAAATAGTGAGAACCGGACCATGGATGCATAACGGAACTTTTACATCGTTAACAGATATTATTCAAATCTATAATAAAGGAAACCCGGAACTTTATAAACATCGGACTACTATATATAATGGAGCGGAATTGATTTCTCATAAATCTGATATGCTAAGGCTGCTTGATTTAACAGATGAGGAAATTATGCAGTTAGAAGTATTTTTAAGAACGTTATCAACAAAAAACCAGAGAATTTCACCCCCGATTCTTCCTCAATAA
- a CDS encoding MFS transporter, translating to MSNSEKANKNTYRFKYIKIGIFLSGLSVFAQLYLFQPLLPLVSEYFNAGAGNSSLLVSSSTIGMATGLFFFAFKADAYSRKRLMVFSLLSSALLTFISTWIPNLEILIVIGFLKGFLVSGVSAVALAYLTEEVEISSVALAISMYLSGNTIGGMSGRIFTTILAGEYGWKTAVMIIGIVSLILGLTFWKIFPNSRFFHPQRTDYSLKIKQMRKFLSDPFLLSLFCIAALIMGTFVSMYNYLSFRLEAPPFSLSHYFIALIFLMYIFGVFGTMLTSYLSKHYEKRNILKYFILIMFASLLLFYSKNIYLVIFGLALFTLSFFSAHTMASQLVAIRAKYGKSSATSMYWLFYYSGSSILGSGTGYLLHATSWSLFVSLLASILFIAFLLVGKLPVFSK from the coding sequence ATGAGCAACTCAGAAAAGGCGAACAAGAACACCTACAGATTCAAATATATTAAAATAGGGATATTCTTATCCGGACTTTCCGTATTTGCCCAGCTTTATCTTTTTCAGCCTCTTCTTCCTTTAGTAAGTGAATATTTTAATGCGGGAGCGGGAAACAGCTCTCTTTTAGTATCTTCTTCCACCATCGGAATGGCAACAGGACTTTTTTTCTTTGCTTTTAAAGCTGATGCTTATTCCAGAAAACGACTTATGGTGTTTTCTCTACTTTCTTCTGCTCTTCTAACTTTTATTTCTACCTGGATCCCCAATCTTGAAATTTTAATTGTAATTGGTTTTTTAAAAGGCTTTTTAGTTTCAGGGGTTTCGGCAGTCGCTCTTGCCTATCTCACCGAAGAGGTGGAAATATCTTCGGTAGCACTTGCTATCAGTATGTATCTGAGCGGAAATACAATTGGAGGAATGAGCGGAAGAATATTTACCACAATTCTTGCTGGAGAATACGGTTGGAAAACGGCTGTTATGATTATTGGAATAGTAAGTCTCATATTAGGTTTAACCTTCTGGAAAATTTTTCCAAATTCCCGTTTTTTTCATCCTCAAAGAACAGATTATTCTTTAAAGATAAAGCAAATGAGAAAGTTTCTTTCAGATCCGTTTCTCTTATCTTTATTCTGTATTGCCGCGCTCATTATGGGAACTTTTGTAAGTATGTATAATTATTTAAGCTTCCGGCTAGAAGCTCCACCATTTTCGTTGAGCCACTATTTCATAGCCTTAATTTTCCTGATGTATATTTTCGGAGTTTTCGGAACCATGCTTACCAGTTATTTATCAAAACATTATGAGAAAAGAAATATTCTGAAATACTTTATTTTAATTATGTTTGCTTCTTTATTGCTTTTCTATTCAAAAAATATTTATCTGGTAATATTTGGTTTAGCATTATTTACTCTTTCTTTTTTCTCTGCACATACCATGGCAAGTCAATTGGTTGCTATTCGTGCAAAATATGGAAAATCTTCTGCCACTTCTATGTATTGGTTATTTTATTATTCCGGTTCAAGCATTCTGGGAAGCGGTACCGGATATTTGCTGCATGCAACCTCATGGAGCCTCTTTGTAAGCCTACTCGCCTCTATCCTTTTCATTGCATTTCTATTAGTCGGGAAACTTCCTGTATTTTCTAAATAG
- a CDS encoding aminotransferase class I/II-fold pyridoxal phosphate-dependent enzyme yields the protein MNIDFTTATFKDFENIPGLDMMDRADAYYDFLDYMKSNGHRYRLQNNTGCSSVMSVTTGNTTKEFISFVTSDYLGFTQHPKVKQAAIEGIEKFGAGTAATPLIGGYYSYHKDLEEKIASFFGRSQDEAVIFTTGYTANSATLQILLQKEDIAIVDMAVHASVYEGCILTNRKTFPHNNLEALEQILKTSESQYRTKLVVIDGVYSQDGDTAPIEEIYQLVKKYNAYLMVDDVHGVGILGKTGRGTIEDTGLLNKIDIITGTFSKTFGNLGGYVIANKKLTNFIRFQSRQQIFSATTPPPTATGIIKAIELIDEEPHWRLKLWDNINYFKKGLDDMGLDTGTTCSAVIPVKIGDPHVTGDAGKLLLDHGIYTNPIIYPAVARKDARIRMSITATHEREHLDKTLSAFEDIKNKLHIAKK from the coding sequence ATGAACATAGATTTTACAACGGCAACTTTCAAAGATTTTGAAAATATTCCAGGTCTGGATATGATGGATCGTGCGGATGCTTATTATGATTTCTTGGATTATATGAAATCTAATGGACATCGTTACAGATTACAGAATAATACGGGATGTAGTTCGGTAATGAGTGTTACTACGGGAAATACTACTAAAGAGTTTATTAGTTTTGTTACCAGTGATTACTTAGGTTTTACACAGCATCCAAAAGTAAAGCAGGCAGCTATTGAAGGAATTGAAAAGTTTGGTGCAGGTACGGCAGCCACTCCTCTTATCGGGGGATATTATTCCTATCACAAGGATTTGGAAGAAAAAATTGCCTCTTTTTTTGGAAGATCGCAGGATGAAGCTGTAATTTTTACTACCGGATATACTGCAAATAGTGCCACATTACAGATTCTGCTTCAAAAAGAAGATATTGCCATTGTAGATATGGCTGTACATGCAAGTGTGTATGAAGGATGTATTTTAACAAATAGAAAAACATTTCCACACAACAACTTGGAGGCTTTAGAGCAAATTTTAAAGACCTCGGAAAGTCAATACCGTACCAAATTGGTAGTTATTGACGGAGTGTATTCTCAGGATGGAGATACAGCGCCAATTGAAGAAATATATCAATTAGTAAAAAAATATAATGCCTATTTAATGGTGGACGATGTACATGGAGTAGGGATTTTAGGTAAGACAGGTAGAGGTACCATTGAAGATACAGGTTTACTGAATAAAATTGATATTATAACAGGAACCTTCAGTAAGACATTTGGAAATCTTGGAGGATATGTCATTGCTAATAAAAAGCTGACTAATTTTATCCGGTTTCAATCCCGTCAGCAAATATTTTCGGCTACGACTCCGCCTCCTACCGCTACGGGAATTATTAAAGCCATTGAATTAATAGATGAAGAACCGCACTGGCGTTTAAAGCTGTGGGATAATATCAATTATTTCAAAAAAGGATTAGACGATATGGGATTAGATACAGGGACTACCTGTTCTGCTGTTATCCCTGTGAAAATTGGAGATCCGCATGTTACAGGAGATGCGGGGAAACTTCTTTTAGATCACGGGATTTATACCAATCCGATAATATATCCCGCAGTAGCGAGAAAAGATGCTCGTATAAGAATGAGTATCACTGCAACACACGAAAGAGAGCATCTTGACAAAACGTTGAGTGCATTTGAGGATATAAAAAATAAATTGCATATTGCAAAAAAATAA
- a CDS encoding TetR/AcrR family transcriptional regulator, which yields MPRKVVQGPIRDKEKTKQKLLAAVGKILRVKGYSGLKVSKIAAVAGFDKKLIYEYFGSTDKLIDEYIKSQDYWSRVNQENVEVDISDGGKELSKIAILSQYDNLKKNKELQKIILWGLSESKPILKKIADEREEMGEMLFTNIVDPYFGPEDSVRYRAIAALLVSGAYYLNLYTGHNASKFCGIDLKTDEGRQEIEKAIVDIIDYAYQKKEK from the coding sequence ATGCCTAGAAAAGTTGTACAAGGTCCTATCAGAGATAAAGAAAAGACCAAACAAAAACTATTAGCCGCAGTTGGAAAAATTTTAAGAGTAAAAGGCTATTCAGGACTGAAAGTGAGTAAAATTGCTGCAGTAGCTGGATTTGATAAAAAACTGATCTATGAATATTTCGGAAGCACCGATAAACTGATCGATGAATACATCAAATCTCAGGACTATTGGAGTAGAGTGAATCAGGAAAATGTTGAAGTTGATATTTCAGACGGAGGTAAGGAACTGTCTAAAATTGCTATTCTGAGTCAATACGATAATCTGAAGAAAAATAAAGAGCTTCAGAAAATCATCCTTTGGGGGCTTTCTGAAAGTAAACCTATCCTTAAGAAAATTGCGGATGAAAGAGAAGAAATGGGGGAGATGCTTTTTACGAATATCGTAGATCCTTATTTTGGGCCGGAAGATTCAGTAAGGTATAGAGCAATTGCTGCTTTACTTGTTTCCGGAGCTTATTATCTAAATCTTTATACAGGGCATAATGCCAGCAAATTCTGTGGTATAGATTTGAAAACAGACGAAGGAAGACAGGAAATTGAAAAAGCTATCGTTGATATTATTGATTATGCTTACCAGAAAAAAGAGAAATAA
- the dnaX gene encoding DNA polymerase III subunit gamma/tau, whose translation MENFIVSARKYRPQEFDTVVGQSHITDTLEHAIEENQLAQALLFCGPRGVGKTTCARILARKINEKDGSVSEDGFAYNIYELDAASNNSVDDIRELIDQVRFAPQVGKYKVYIIDEVHMLSSAAFNAFLKTLEEPPAHAIFILATTEKHKIIPTILSRCQIYDFKRITIEGIQGHLRNIAQKENVQYEDDALYLIAQKADGALRDALSIFDRLSTFSQKNITLAKAAEVLNILDYDQYLNIVDLAKENKIPEVLFSFNEIVKKGFDPHIFIAGLGNHFRDLMMAQNASTIELIEVGEQTKAKFVEQAQKWNAQQLIDAIEICNHADINYKNSKNPRLTVEIALMQLASLTANGDVAKKKSS comes from the coding sequence ATGGAAAATTTTATTGTATCTGCAAGAAAGTACCGCCCGCAAGAGTTTGATACCGTTGTTGGGCAATCTCACATTACAGATACTTTAGAGCATGCGATTGAAGAAAATCAATTAGCTCAGGCTCTGCTTTTTTGCGGGCCCAGAGGAGTTGGTAAAACAACGTGTGCCAGAATTCTGGCTAGGAAGATCAATGAAAAAGATGGTTCTGTTTCAGAAGATGGCTTTGCGTATAATATCTATGAATTAGATGCAGCGTCTAATAACTCTGTGGATGATATCAGGGAATTGATAGATCAGGTCCGCTTTGCTCCTCAGGTTGGTAAATATAAAGTATATATTATCGACGAGGTTCATATGCTGTCTTCTGCTGCTTTTAATGCTTTTCTTAAAACATTGGAAGAGCCGCCTGCTCATGCAATCTTTATTTTGGCAACTACAGAGAAACACAAAATCATTCCTACGATTTTATCCCGTTGCCAGATTTATGATTTTAAAAGAATTACCATTGAAGGTATTCAGGGACACCTTAGGAATATTGCTCAGAAAGAGAATGTACAGTATGAAGATGATGCTTTATACTTAATTGCTCAAAAAGCCGACGGAGCGTTAAGAGATGCACTTTCTATTTTTGACAGGCTTTCCACATTTTCCCAGAAAAATATTACACTGGCGAAAGCTGCTGAAGTATTGAATATCCTGGATTATGATCAATATCTTAATATTGTTGATTTAGCCAAAGAAAATAAAATTCCTGAAGTATTATTCTCTTTCAACGAAATTGTAAAAAAAGGATTTGATCCACATATTTTTATTGCAGGTTTAGGAAATCATTTCAGAGATCTAATGATGGCTCAAAATGCCTCTACAATAGAATTAATAGAAGTGGGAGAGCAAACCAAGGCAAAGTTTGTGGAACAGGCCCAAAAATGGAATGCTCAACAATTAATAGACGCCATTGAAATTTGTAACCATGCGGATATTAATTACAAAAATTCTAAAAATCCTAGGCTTACTGTAGAGATCGCTTTGATGCAGCTAGCTTCTTTAACGGCTAATGGAGACGTTGCAAAAAAAAAAAGTTCATAA
- a CDS encoding chorismate mutase, which produces MNLKDLQNEWIKDFAQPMMIAGPCSAESEAQMLETARRIKETNAQVPVFRAGIWKPRTKPNGFEGVGVIGLNWLKKVKEEYGFKTATEVANAHHVFAALEADVDILWIGARSTVNPFTVQEIAQALRGTNKIVLVKNPVNPDLALWIGALERLLGQGITNLGVIHRGFSTYQKTKYRNNPNWQIALDFKSQFPNIPMLIDPSHICGNRTGLADITQEALNVGYQGAIIETHSNPDEAWSDASQQITPEVLAELIGNLKVRNTNLAGFEGEMGRHRTLISDLDFQLIELLSQRMKISEKIGKLKKENDIAIFQPERWKVITEYAVQKALETGMSQEFIEKVFKAIHEESIEVQNNIMINR; this is translated from the coding sequence ATGAACTTAAAAGATTTACAAAACGAGTGGATTAAAGACTTTGCTCAGCCGATGATGATTGCAGGACCGTGTAGTGCTGAAAGTGAAGCTCAGATGTTGGAGACAGCCAGAAGAATTAAGGAAACCAATGCGCAGGTTCCGGTTTTCCGTGCGGGAATATGGAAACCAAGAACGAAACCGAATGGATTTGAAGGAGTAGGAGTGATTGGTTTGAACTGGTTGAAAAAAGTGAAAGAAGAATATGGATTCAAAACAGCGACTGAAGTTGCCAATGCACATCACGTTTTTGCAGCGTTGGAAGCAGATGTAGATATTTTATGGATTGGTGCCCGTTCTACGGTAAATCCTTTTACAGTTCAGGAAATTGCTCAGGCTTTGAGAGGAACAAATAAAATTGTGCTAGTGAAAAACCCGGTAAATCCTGATCTTGCTTTATGGATCGGAGCTTTAGAAAGGCTTTTAGGACAAGGGATTACTAATTTGGGAGTAATCCACAGAGGATTTTCTACCTACCAGAAAACAAAATACAGAAACAATCCGAATTGGCAGATTGCACTAGATTTCAAAAGCCAGTTTCCCAATATTCCTATGCTGATTGATCCTTCTCATATTTGTGGCAACCGTACAGGTTTGGCAGATATTACTCAGGAAGCATTAAATGTTGGTTACCAAGGTGCAATTATTGAAACACACAGTAATCCTGACGAAGCCTGGAGTGATGCTTCCCAACAGATTACACCGGAAGTTTTGGCTGAACTGATTGGTAACTTAAAAGTCAGAAATACAAACTTAGCAGGATTTGAAGGCGAAATGGGGCGACACAGAACGCTGATATCTGATCTTGACTTTCAATTGATAGAACTGCTTTCTCAGAGAATGAAAATTTCGGAGAAAATCGGTAAGCTTAAAAAAGAAAATGATATTGCAATTTTCCAGCCGGAACGTTGGAAAGTGATTACAGAATACGCAGTTCAAAAAGCTTTGGAAACGGGAATGTCTCAGGAATTTATTGAGAAAGTCTTCAAAGCAATTCATGAAGAATCTATTGAAGTTCAGAATAATATTATGATCAACAGATAA
- the rsgA gene encoding ribosome small subunit-dependent GTPase A: protein MKGKVIKSTGSWYQVLELETGKIFEARIRGKFKLIKTRLTNPLAVGDFVEFQLEQDDIAWITKIEPRRNYLIRKSVNLSKEAHIIASNIDLACFIFTLKHPETSLGFLDRFLACCEAYNITPLILFNKIDVLNEEEIEIVKDIEFLYNEIGYDSLEISSYSKLNLNQLQDLLKDKTSVFFGHSGCGKSTLVNALQPGLNLKTSEISDTHLKGKHTTTFAQMHFWDFGGNVIDTPGVREFAMIDIEKEEVQHYFPEIFKKREECKYHNCLHINEPKCAVLDSLETGEIQHSRYSTYLKLMEEAEESSLK from the coding sequence ATGAAAGGAAAAGTCATTAAATCTACAGGAAGTTGGTATCAGGTTTTAGAATTGGAAACCGGAAAAATTTTTGAAGCCAGAATTCGTGGAAAATTTAAATTGATTAAAACCAGATTAACGAATCCGCTTGCTGTAGGAGATTTTGTAGAATTTCAGCTGGAGCAGGATGATATCGCCTGGATTACAAAAATAGAACCCCGCAGAAATTACCTGATCAGAAAGTCGGTGAACCTTTCAAAAGAAGCTCATATTATTGCTTCCAATATTGATTTGGCATGCTTTATCTTTACCTTGAAACATCCTGAAACATCTCTGGGATTTCTTGACAGATTTTTGGCATGCTGCGAAGCTTACAATATTACCCCACTGATTTTATTCAATAAAATCGATGTACTCAACGAAGAAGAAATTGAAATTGTAAAAGATATAGAATTCCTTTACAATGAAATCGGATATGATTCTCTCGAGATTTCTTCCTATTCAAAACTCAATTTAAATCAGCTTCAGGATCTGCTTAAAGATAAAACTTCTGTCTTTTTCGGACATTCCGGATGTGGGAAATCTACTTTGGTCAATGCTTTACAGCCGGGGCTAAATTTAAAAACCTCTGAAATTTCAGATACCCACTTAAAGGGAAAGCATACGACAACTTTTGCGCAGATGCATTTTTGGGACTTCGGCGGTAATGTGATCGACACACCCGGAGTACGTGAATTTGCTATGATTGATATTGAAAAGGAAGAAGTACAACATTACTTTCCTGAGATTTTCAAAAAAAGAGAAGAATGTAAATACCATAACTGTCTTCATATTAACGAGCCGAAATGTGCCGTTTTGGATAGTTTAGAGACGGGAGAGATCCAACATTCCAGATATTCTACGTATTTAAAGCTTATGGAAGAGGCAGAAGAGTCTTCTTTAAAATAA
- a CDS encoding nucleoside-diphosphate kinase — translation MSNITFTMIKPDAVADGHIGAILGKISEGGFKIKALKLTQLTVADAKKFYEVHAERPFYGELVEFMSSGPIVAAVLEKENAVEDFRTLIGSTNPAEAAEGTIRKMFARSIGENAVHGSDSDENALIEAQFHFSGREIF, via the coding sequence ATGTCTAACATTACATTCACTATGATTAAGCCGGACGCAGTTGCAGACGGACATATCGGTGCGATATTAGGTAAAATCTCTGAAGGAGGCTTTAAAATTAAAGCTTTAAAATTGACTCAGCTTACAGTTGCTGATGCTAAAAAATTCTATGAAGTACACGCTGAAAGACCGTTCTATGGAGAATTAGTAGAATTTATGAGCTCAGGTCCGATTGTAGCTGCTGTTCTAGAAAAAGAAAACGCTGTTGAAGATTTCAGAACTTTAATTGGTTCCACCAACCCTGCAGAAGCTGCTGAAGGAACAATCAGAAAAATGTTTGCAAGAAGCATCGGAGAAAATGCTGTGCATGGTTCAGATTCTGATGAAAACGCTCTTATTGAAGCTCAGTTCCATTTTTCAGGAAGAGAAATTTTCTAA
- a CDS encoding PQ-loop domain-containing transporter has protein sequence MKTLLLKLSSIFQEEKFSKKNFQNKKSGDFSPDFLFIQTLQIVFDGFYFFAVQFDRFI, from the coding sequence ATGAAAACGCTCTTATTGAAGCTCAGTTCCATTTTTCAGGAAGAGAAATTTTCTAAGAAAAACTTTCAAAATAAAAAGTCCGGAGATTTTTCTCCGGACTTTCTTTTTATACAGACCTTACAAATTGTTTTCGATGGCTTTTACTTTTTCGCGGTACAATTCGACAGGTTTATCTAG
- a CDS encoding alpha-L-fucosidase: MKNKLTKIFLLSIIFTTSHINAQHTPSDSKKMEWFQDAKLGIFIHWGIYSVNGISESWSFFNNYINHENYMKQLNGFSASQYHPEDWVKLIKNSGAKYSVITTKHHDGVALWNSKAEKATTIPKNSLAQKDVLTPFVSELKKSGLKTGLYYSLPDWSHPYYDIMTRTEKRYDIKSDTERWQNYIKYYQTQLNELSSQYQPDLLWFDGDWEHSSAEWHAPKTLENLKKFNPSIIINSRLNNHGDYETPEQGIPVISPENEFWELCYTMNDSWGFQPFDAHYKTPNMIVRTLTDVISMGGNLLLDIGPKSDGSIPEEQIEILKNLGRWTSKHKEAVYGTRKGLPFENYKGKSSISKDGKKLFLYLEEAKDFAKIYGLHLLPISAKIIGDDTGKVNFKNDSNGNINLNFSNVKFDQDVTVVELSFNEKIKFSSVIKKEDLTLQKILEDQNTKNTTYKIAEQLYEGKNIFNNSGLTNDGLNMKIPTNLKTNQEILSWISKHAEALFETEKGLPNGHYAGMSALSKDRQTVYLFVEGVPTGPIALKGIKNGISRIRIVGEGSILNHSIYNKLYWSDRPGIIYIDIPKERLDKNMTVIAVLLDKPVELYREKVKAIENNL; encoded by the coding sequence ATGAAAAATAAATTGACCAAGATCTTTTTATTAAGCATAATCTTCACAACTTCTCATATCAATGCCCAACATACTCCATCTGACAGTAAAAAAATGGAATGGTTCCAGGATGCTAAACTGGGGATTTTTATCCACTGGGGAATTTATTCAGTCAATGGTATTTCCGAATCCTGGTCTTTTTTCAATAATTATATCAATCACGAAAATTACATGAAGCAGCTTAACGGATTTTCCGCTTCACAATACCACCCTGAAGATTGGGTAAAATTGATTAAAAATTCAGGAGCAAAATACTCGGTAATTACCACAAAGCACCATGATGGTGTTGCTCTTTGGAATTCCAAAGCAGAAAAAGCAACAACAATCCCTAAGAACTCTTTAGCCCAAAAAGATGTATTGACTCCTTTCGTAAGTGAACTTAAAAAATCTGGCTTAAAAACAGGACTCTACTACTCTCTTCCAGACTGGAGCCATCCTTATTATGACATTATGACCAGAACCGAGAAAAGATATGACATAAAAAGCGATACTGAACGCTGGCAAAACTACATCAAATATTATCAAACACAACTGAATGAACTATCTTCTCAATATCAACCCGATCTTTTATGGTTTGACGGCGACTGGGAACATAGCTCAGCAGAATGGCACGCTCCCAAAACTCTTGAAAATCTGAAAAAATTTAATCCAAGCATTATTATTAATTCAAGACTTAATAATCACGGTGATTATGAAACACCTGAGCAGGGAATTCCGGTAATCAGCCCAGAGAACGAATTCTGGGAACTTTGTTATACCATGAATGATTCTTGGGGATTTCAGCCATTTGACGCTCATTATAAAACTCCCAATATGATTGTAAGAACATTAACAGATGTAATCAGCATGGGAGGAAATTTATTATTGGATATCGGACCTAAATCAGACGGAAGCATTCCTGAAGAACAGATCGAAATTTTAAAAAATCTTGGGAGATGGACTTCAAAACATAAAGAAGCGGTTTACGGAACAAGAAAAGGATTGCCCTTTGAAAATTATAAAGGAAAGTCTTCTATCTCGAAAGACGGTAAAAAATTATTCCTTTACCTTGAGGAAGCTAAAGATTTTGCAAAAATTTACGGTTTACATTTATTACCCATATCAGCAAAAATCATTGGCGACGATACAGGTAAAGTCAATTTTAAAAATGACAGTAATGGAAATATAAATTTAAATTTTTCAAACGTAAAATTCGATCAGGACGTAACGGTTGTAGAGCTTAGTTTTAATGAAAAAATTAAGTTCTCCAGTGTTATAAAAAAAGAGGATCTTACCTTGCAAAAAATCTTAGAAGATCAAAATACTAAAAATACTACATACAAAATTGCGGAACAATTGTATGAAGGGAAAAATATTTTTAATAATTCAGGCTTAACAAATGATGGCCTGAATATGAAAATTCCAACAAATTTAAAAACCAATCAGGAAATTTTGAGCTGGATCAGCAAGCATGCCGAAGCTCTATTTGAAACAGAAAAAGGTTTACCAAACGGACATTATGCCGGAATGAGTGCTCTTTCGAAGGACCGGCAGACGGTTTATCTTTTTGTAGAAGGAGTTCCAACAGGACCTATTGCCTTAAAAGGAATTAAAAACGGAATTTCAAGAATCCGTATTGTAGGTGAAGGATCTATACTCAATCATTCTATTTACAACAAACTGTACTGGAGTGACAGACCCGGAATTATTTATATTGATATCCCTAAAGAAAGATTGGATAAAAATATGACTGTAATTGCCGTTTTACTAGATAAACCTGTCGAATTGTACCGCGAAAAAGTAAAAGCCATCGAAAACAATTTGTAA
- the rpe gene encoding ribulose-phosphate 3-epimerase translates to MKTKLIAPSLLSADFGNLQKDIEMLNNSQADWLHVDVMDGRFVPNISFGFPVMKTIQQYAKKFVDVHLMIVEPEKYVEEFINHGADLVSVHYEACTHLHRTIHHIQSLGAKAGVVLNPSTPVLMLEDIIADVDLVLLMSVNPGFGGQKFIENTYKKIAETKDLILSNNSTALIQIDGGVNLDNASKLFEAGADVLVAGNAVFSAENPEKTIELLKV, encoded by the coding sequence ATGAAAACGAAGCTTATTGCTCCTTCCCTTTTATCTGCAGACTTTGGGAATCTGCAAAAAGATATTGAAATGCTGAACAATTCTCAGGCTGACTGGCTTCATGTAGATGTGATGGACGGAAGATTTGTTCCTAACATCTCATTTGGCTTTCCGGTGATGAAAACAATTCAACAGTATGCTAAAAAATTTGTTGATGTACATTTAATGATTGTTGAGCCTGAAAAATATGTTGAAGAATTCATTAATCACGGTGCAGATTTGGTTTCTGTTCATTATGAAGCTTGTACACACCTTCACAGAACGATTCACCACATTCAAAGTTTAGGCGCAAAGGCAGGAGTTGTTTTAAACCCTTCCACTCCGGTTTTAATGCTTGAAGATATTATTGCTGATGTAGATTTAGTACTATTAATGAGTGTAAATCCGGGATTCGGAGGACAGAAATTCATTGAAAACACTTACAAAAAAATCGCAGAAACCAAAGATTTGATTCTAAGCAATAATTCTACCGCCCTTATTCAGATAGACGGAGGAGTGAACCTTGATAATGCTTCTAAACTTTTTGAAGCGGGAGCCGACGTTTTAGTTGCCGGTAACGCAGTATTCTCAGCAGAAAACCCTGAAAAAACCATTGAATTATTAAAAGTCTAA